Sequence from the Acidobacteriota bacterium genome:
CTGACGACCGCGGCTTCGGAAATCGAAGCCAATGAGATCATCGCCGAGCTGGCCGCCTATGCGCGCCCCGCGCAGGTCGGCAAAGTGGATCAGTTGACCGACAACGTCTACTTTCACCAGGGCAACCTGCTGGCCGGGCATTGTAACAACGGCTGGGTCATCTTTGACGACTATGTGCTGGTGATTGACGCCAATTACCCGTCGGGCGCGCTCGAAATCCTGCCCAAGATTCGCGCGCTGACCGACAAGCCAATCCGCTTCGCCTTTGACACGCATCATCACGGCGACCACGCCTACGGCAATCAGATTTGGGTTGAGAACGGCGCGACGCCCGTGGCGCACACCGGCGTCGTCGAAGAGCTGAAAAAATATGAGCCGGGCCGTTGGGAAGATTCCGCCAAGACGCGCGCCGATGTGCGCGCCAGCAAACTCAAACTGCCCACGTTGCTCTTTCCGCACGAACTGTTTTTTGACGATGGCAAACGCCGCGTCGAATTGCACCACCTGGGCATCGCGCACACGCACGGCGATGCTTTTGCCTGGCTGCCCAACGAAAAGATTTTGTTCTCCGGCGATGCCTGCGTGAATGGCCCCTATAACTTCGTCGGCGACGGTGACACTGAGAAATGGTTGGGCACGCTCGAAGCCGCCAAAAAACTCGGCGCGAAAATCGTCTGCCCCGGCCACGGCCCGCGCGGCATCGAGATTGTTTTGGCC
This genomic interval carries:
- a CDS encoding MBL fold metallo-hydrolase, which translates into the protein MSKLTRREMLLSSAALLTTAASEIEANEIIAELAAYARPAQVGKVDQLTDNVYFHQGNLLAGHCNNGWVIFDDYVLVIDANYPSGALEILPKIRALTDKPIRFAFDTHHHGDHAYGNQIWVENGATPVAHTGVVEELKKYEPGRWEDSAKTRADVRASKLKLPTLLFPHELFFDDGKRRVELHHLGIAHTHGDAFAWLPNEKILFSGDACVNGPYNFVGDGDTEKWLGTLEAAKKLGAKIVCPGHGPRGIEIVLAEQQRFFASLRTSVGKLVKAKKAGAQIRDTVTQISTELKADQTIARYVGTSLAAQVEKVYTEMTGQTFPAAQKSALNAKDLHAHAHGRTHVHLDDHGHLYMHAHHA